The Terriglobus tenax genome contains a region encoding:
- a CDS encoding M48 family metalloprotease: MFPELVQLFQTEYRVLRPRAPMPEFHVRFRRFTSLNTTIRLRDGRLHVSLSDLLEAAPEPVLQAIAHILIAKLYRKPIERLHADRYRRYTQSEPVSRLAEHIRQTRGRKKILTARGHYYDLDEVFEALNHRFFHGLMGRPVLTWSGHHARRLLGHYDAAHNTIMISRVFDRPDTPRSAIEYLMYHEMLHLKHPVRVKSGRRCVHSREFQAEEKLFPELEEAKAYLKRL; encoded by the coding sequence GTGTTTCCGGAGCTGGTCCAACTCTTTCAGACGGAGTACCGCGTACTGCGCCCCCGCGCGCCGATGCCGGAGTTCCACGTGCGCTTTCGGCGGTTCACGTCGTTGAATACAACCATCCGCCTGCGCGACGGCAGATTGCATGTTTCCCTCTCCGATTTGCTGGAAGCCGCGCCGGAGCCGGTGTTACAGGCCATCGCTCACATTTTGATCGCCAAGCTGTACCGTAAGCCGATTGAGCGGTTGCATGCGGACCGCTATCGCCGCTACACGCAGTCCGAGCCGGTATCGCGGCTGGCTGAGCACATCCGGCAGACGCGCGGACGGAAGAAGATTCTGACTGCCAGGGGACACTACTACGACCTGGATGAGGTCTTTGAGGCGCTGAATCATCGCTTCTTCCACGGGCTGATGGGCCGACCGGTGCTGACCTGGAGCGGACACCATGCGCGCCGCCTGCTGGGCCACTATGACGCGGCTCATAACACCATCATGATCAGCCGCGTCTTCGACCGGCCGGATACGCCGCGGAGCGCGATTGAGTACCTGATGTACCACGAGATGCTGCATCTGAAGCACCCGGTGCGGGTGAAGTCCGGCCGCCGGTGCGTCCACTCGCGGGAGTTCCAGGCTGAGGAGAAGCTCTTCCCGGAGCTGGAAGAAGCCAAGGCTTACCTGAAGCGGCTGTGA
- a CDS encoding prolipoprotein diacylglyceryl transferase, whose product MFPYLHLGPLTLGTFGLLLWLGAVVATVVLHKNFQRWGLDADALNVVAFVTIAGVLGAKAYHELQDPAELADSMRRIMLPGWHHPVEILTYLLKWFQAGFAWFGGLCAGIAMLLWQGSQAKFPNGQRVGGVRMLDLAAPAAAIGYGVGRLGCLLSGDGDYGMKTNLPWGVHIRNDALDPPTPNPPDLKVHPTPLYELGYSFVFGLWLWHRGKKNLPIGQLTGEYLVLTGMARWCVELIRINPRIHWGMSNAQVAALGSVVAGAVLILWSRARNKRWEQQPEAIPQEA is encoded by the coding sequence ATGTTCCCGTATCTGCATCTCGGCCCGCTGACGTTGGGCACCTTTGGTCTGCTGCTCTGGCTTGGCGCCGTGGTTGCCACCGTCGTCCTTCATAAAAACTTCCAGCGCTGGGGCCTCGATGCCGATGCGCTCAACGTGGTCGCCTTCGTGACCATCGCGGGTGTTCTGGGCGCCAAGGCCTACCATGAGCTGCAGGATCCGGCCGAACTGGCCGATTCCATGCGGCGCATCATGTTGCCCGGATGGCACCATCCCGTGGAGATTCTGACCTACCTGCTGAAATGGTTCCAGGCCGGTTTTGCCTGGTTTGGCGGACTCTGCGCGGGCATTGCCATGCTGCTGTGGCAGGGAAGCCAGGCAAAGTTCCCCAACGGCCAGCGCGTCGGCGGCGTGCGTATGCTCGACCTTGCCGCGCCAGCCGCCGCCATCGGCTATGGTGTCGGCCGTCTGGGCTGCCTGCTCTCCGGTGACGGAGACTACGGCATGAAGACGAACCTTCCCTGGGGAGTCCACATCCGTAATGACGCCCTTGATCCGCCGACCCCCAACCCGCCGGACCTGAAGGTACATCCCACACCGCTCTATGAGCTGGGCTACTCGTTCGTCTTCGGTCTATGGCTGTGGCACCGCGGTAAAAAGAACCTGCCCATTGGGCAGCTCACCGGCGAGTACCTGGTACTGACCGGCATGGCCCGCTGGTGCGTGGAACTGATCCGGATCAACCCGCGCATCCACTGGGGCATGAGCAACGCCCAGGTAGCCGCGCTCGGTTCGGTCGTTGCAGGTGCGGTGCTTATTCTCTGGTCGCGCGCCAGGAATAAGCGCTGGGAACAGCAGCCCGAGGCTATCCCGCAGGAAGCCTAA
- the hpt gene encoding hypoxanthine phosphoribosyltransferase gives MSTPNPAEPTFIPPDKMEILISEQQIKERIAELGRQISEEYAGKSIVLIGVLKGAAMFLADLARAITVDNTFDFVAVSSYGRARVSSGAVKLIKDIDNPIEGKHVIIVEDILDTGLTLSYLHKLMLQHKPASLKIATCIDKPARRVAQIEAEYVCFKIPNHFIIGYGMDFAERYRGVPDIRLYPEDAGH, from the coding sequence ATGTCCACACCGAATCCCGCCGAGCCCACCTTCATTCCTCCTGACAAGATGGAGATCCTGATCTCCGAACAACAGATCAAAGAGCGCATTGCCGAACTCGGCAGGCAGATCTCTGAGGAATATGCCGGCAAGTCGATCGTTCTGATCGGCGTGCTGAAAGGCGCGGCGATGTTCCTGGCCGACCTGGCGCGGGCAATCACGGTCGACAACACCTTCGACTTTGTCGCGGTCTCCAGCTACGGCCGCGCCCGGGTCTCCTCGGGCGCCGTCAAGCTGATCAAGGACATCGACAACCCGATCGAGGGCAAGCACGTCATCATCGTCGAAGACATTCTGGACACCGGCCTGACGCTGAGCTACCTGCACAAGCTGATGCTGCAGCACAAGCCGGCCAGCCTGAAGATTGCCACCTGCATCGACAAGCCCGCCCGTCGCGTGGCGCAGATTGAGGCAGAGTATGTCTGCTTCAAGATTCCGAATCACTTCATCATCGGCTACGGCATGGACTTCGCCGAGCGGTATCGCGGAGTGCCGGACATCCGCCTGTATCCCGAGGATGCGGGTCACTAG
- the aac(6') gene encoding aminoglycoside 6'-N-acetyltransferase, with protein MEIEVRRAVYDDIAAWAEMRHQFWPDTSVEEHRAELEQALIDQTQAAYLAVCDNASVGFAEISIRSYANGSTQQPVPFLEGIWIEPDYRQKSIGRQLVRAIEEDLKMRGYVEICSDSGLENIQSQKAHLTWGFEETERVVYYRKAL; from the coding sequence TTGGAAATCGAAGTCAGACGCGCCGTCTATGACGACATTGCAGCATGGGCGGAGATGCGCCACCAGTTCTGGCCGGACACCTCGGTCGAAGAGCATCGAGCGGAGCTGGAACAGGCACTCATCGATCAGACGCAGGCGGCTTATCTGGCCGTCTGCGATAACGCCTCGGTGGGCTTTGCCGAGATCAGCATCCGCTCGTATGCCAACGGCAGCACTCAGCAGCCCGTTCCCTTCCTCGAAGGCATCTGGATTGAGCCAGACTATCGCCAGAAAAGCATTGGACGCCAACTGGTGCGGGCTATTGAAGAAGACCTGAAGATGCGCGGCTATGTAGAGATTTGTTCTGATTCAGGGCTTGAGAACATTCAGTCCCAGAAGGCACATCTAACCTGGGGATTTGAAGAGACAGAGCGCGTAGTCTATTACCGGAAGGCGCTCTAA
- a CDS encoding MFS transporter translates to MAASRKSLFALAVSAFGIGTTEYVIMGLLPELAADFHVSVPRAGILVSGYALSVTIGSPILAVLLAKMDRKLALMWLMGLFLLGNVGCAMAPTFSLLLLARIITALCHGTFFGIGSVVASRMVHRSERAQAVALMFSGLTLANVLGVPAGTALGQLFGWRSTFWALIPIGLVAGAGLWSLVPSQMPDRVHVKDEVRTLLKPQVMIVLLLSTISSTSLFVVFTYIAPILRDVTGLSPHAVAMVLVLFGVGITLGNLLGARLSDWKQLPSFLGCCAVLICLLLIMPTAQRYPAGSIAMIFAWGFVHFAMGSPLQSRIVDQARGAPNLAATMNQGAYNLGNALGATIGGIALTAGMGYGHLGYLAAGIAAVVFVLGAFELRADRKRPRLTTNSDFIPMGH, encoded by the coding sequence ATGGCCGCCAGCCGCAAGTCGCTCTTCGCTCTGGCTGTCTCGGCCTTCGGCATCGGGACGACCGAGTACGTCATCATGGGTCTACTGCCGGAACTGGCGGCAGACTTCCATGTCTCCGTGCCGCGTGCCGGCATCCTTGTCTCCGGCTACGCGCTCAGCGTCACTATCGGTTCACCCATCCTGGCCGTGCTGCTGGCAAAGATGGACCGCAAGCTGGCGCTGATGTGGCTGATGGGCCTGTTCCTTCTGGGCAACGTCGGCTGCGCCATGGCGCCAACCTTCTCTCTGTTGCTGCTGGCCCGCATCATCACGGCTCTGTGCCACGGAACCTTCTTCGGTATCGGCAGCGTCGTTGCCTCGCGCATGGTCCACCGCAGCGAACGCGCACAGGCGGTCGCTCTTATGTTCAGCGGCCTGACGCTTGCCAACGTGCTGGGAGTTCCTGCGGGCACGGCGCTGGGACAACTCTTCGGCTGGCGCTCCACCTTCTGGGCCCTGATTCCCATCGGCCTTGTCGCGGGTGCAGGCCTGTGGTCGCTGGTGCCATCGCAGATGCCTGACCGTGTCCACGTAAAGGACGAGGTGCGCACGCTGTTGAAGCCGCAGGTGATGATCGTTCTGCTGCTCAGCACCATCTCCTCCACCTCGTTGTTTGTGGTCTTCACCTACATCGCTCCTATCCTGCGCGATGTGACCGGTCTCTCGCCGCACGCCGTCGCCATGGTGCTGGTGCTCTTCGGTGTGGGGATTACTCTGGGCAATCTTCTGGGTGCCCGTTTGAGCGACTGGAAGCAGCTTCCCAGCTTCCTGGGCTGCTGCGCGGTGCTCATCTGCCTGCTGCTGATCATGCCGACGGCGCAGCGGTATCCCGCCGGCTCCATCGCCATGATCTTTGCCTGGGGATTTGTTCACTTCGCGATGGGCAGCCCACTGCAGTCCCGCATCGTGGACCAGGCCCGCGGAGCACCGAACCTCGCGGCCACCATGAACCAGGGCGCCTACAACCTGGGCAATGCATTGGGAGCCACCATCGGCGGTATCGCGCTGACTGCCGGCATGGGCTATGGACACCTTGGCTATCTCGCCGCCGGCATCGCGGCTGTGGTCTTCGTCCTGGGAGCCTTTGAACTCAGGGCCGATCGCAAACGGCCAAGGCTTACCACCAATTCTGATTTCATTCCGATGGGTCACTAA
- a CDS encoding sugar MFS transporter: MKALSTATVLFFMWGFLTCLNDILIPHLKMVFELSYAQAMLVQFAFFSSYFIFAIPAGKLVDSIGYKQSMIAGLLTMAVGALLFLPAASLATFVLFLGALVVLAAGITVLQVAANPYVANLGPQRTASSRLNLAQAFNSLGTTVAPYIGSALILGTVVEAPKLGSLSQAALQQFRAQQASTVRMPYLAIAGLLVLLAVALALIKLPAMGGLTQDFRPSERGSSWGALLAHPQLLLGALGIFVYVGAEVSIGSLLVNYMHLPQISGFSEATAAKYVSLYWGGAMIGRFIGSAVLQKIKTSSVLTLAAAIACLLVVTSMMTTGHTAMWAILAVGLFNSIMFPSIFTLGIANLGELTSKGSSLMVCAIVGGAIIPLLTGAIADHIGVQRALVVAVVCYLYIVFFGVRGDRSTTEYIG; the protein is encoded by the coding sequence ATGAAGGCCCTGTCCACGGCGACCGTACTGTTCTTTATGTGGGGTTTCCTCACCTGCCTGAATGACATCCTGATCCCGCATCTGAAAATGGTCTTTGAGCTGAGCTACGCGCAGGCCATGCTGGTGCAGTTCGCATTCTTCTCCTCGTACTTTATCTTCGCCATCCCGGCGGGCAAGCTGGTGGACTCCATCGGCTACAAGCAATCGATGATCGCCGGCCTGCTGACCATGGCCGTGGGAGCCCTTCTGTTCCTCCCGGCTGCCTCGCTGGCCACCTTTGTGCTCTTCCTGGGAGCGTTGGTCGTTCTTGCTGCTGGAATCACCGTTCTGCAGGTCGCCGCCAACCCTTACGTCGCAAACCTGGGTCCGCAGCGAACAGCCAGCAGCCGTCTGAACCTGGCCCAGGCCTTCAACTCGCTCGGCACCACGGTTGCCCCCTACATCGGGAGCGCCCTCATTCTCGGCACCGTTGTGGAAGCCCCAAAGCTCGGCAGCCTGTCGCAGGCTGCTTTGCAGCAGTTCCGTGCACAGCAGGCTTCCACGGTGCGGATGCCGTACCTGGCGATCGCCGGGCTGCTGGTGCTGCTGGCTGTTGCTCTGGCGCTGATCAAGCTGCCTGCGATGGGCGGCCTGACCCAGGACTTCCGCCCCTCCGAGCGCGGCTCCTCCTGGGGAGCGCTTCTCGCTCACCCCCAGCTCCTGCTCGGTGCGCTCGGCATCTTCGTCTACGTTGGCGCTGAGGTCTCCATCGGCAGCCTGCTGGTCAATTACATGCACCTGCCGCAGATCAGCGGCTTCAGCGAAGCCACCGCCGCCAAGTATGTTTCGCTCTACTGGGGAGGCGCCATGATCGGCCGCTTCATTGGTTCGGCCGTTCTCCAGAAGATCAAGACCTCGTCGGTACTGACGCTGGCCGCCGCCATCGCCTGCCTGCTGGTGGTTACCAGCATGATGACCACCGGACACACGGCGATGTGGGCCATTCTGGCGGTTGGTCTGTTCAACTCCATCATGTTCCCCAGCATCTTCACGCTTGGGATCGCCAACCTGGGTGAGCTGACGAGCAAGGGATCCAGCCTGATGGTCTGCGCTATCGTGGGAGGAGCCATCATTCCGCTACTGACAGGCGCCATTGCAGACCATATCGGCGTACAGCGCGCCCTGGTCGTCGCCGTCGTCTGCTATCTCTACATCGTCTTCTTCGGCGTGAGGGGAGACCGCAGCACCACGGAGTACATCGGGTAA
- the deoC gene encoding deoxyribose-phosphate aldolase, producing the protein MSISVPNPTTFDAAGFATQALSSPAALAAVLDHTLLKPDATRSQVLSICEEAATHKFACAMVNPYWTATAAAALKGTGVPVGVVIGFPLGATLTASKKEEAARVVALGAHDVDMVLNIGLLKSSEFDAVKQDIHTVAEVVHAHGAILKVILETCLLSFEEKMRASELAIEAGADFIKTSTGFSTGGATVDDIQLMRGVAGNRSGVKASGGIRSLADAQAMLYAGATRIGASASVRIVNELANPSDVAAVPAAGY; encoded by the coding sequence ATGAGCATTTCGGTCCCGAACCCGACCACGTTTGACGCCGCTGGCTTTGCCACGCAGGCACTTTCCTCCCCGGCTGCGCTAGCCGCCGTACTGGATCACACACTGCTGAAGCCTGACGCAACGCGCAGCCAGGTGCTGAGCATTTGCGAAGAAGCCGCTACACACAAGTTTGCCTGCGCCATGGTCAATCCTTACTGGACGGCGACCGCCGCGGCTGCTCTGAAGGGCACGGGAGTTCCGGTCGGCGTCGTGATCGGTTTCCCCCTGGGCGCGACGTTGACCGCCAGCAAGAAGGAAGAGGCCGCACGCGTTGTAGCGCTGGGCGCGCACGATGTCGACATGGTGCTGAACATCGGCCTGCTCAAGTCCAGCGAATTTGATGCCGTGAAACAGGACATCCACACCGTCGCCGAGGTGGTGCATGCCCACGGTGCGATCCTCAAAGTCATCCTCGAGACCTGCCTGCTGAGCTTTGAAGAGAAGATGCGGGCCAGCGAGCTTGCCATTGAAGCGGGCGCGGACTTCATCAAGACCTCAACCGGCTTTTCCACCGGCGGCGCGACCGTCGATGATATTCAACTGATGCGCGGCGTTGCCGGCAACCGCAGCGGCGTGAAAGCATCGGGAGGCATCCGCTCCCTGGCCGATGCGCAGGCGATGCTCTATGCCGGAGCGACACGTATTGGCGCCTCGGCTTCCGTACGCATTGTGAATGAGCTGGCGAACCCGAGCGATGTGGCTGCGGTGCCAGCAGCCGGATACTAA
- a CDS encoding HAD family acid phosphatase: protein MQFRTLLPFLLATSLLAQRPTQSDPLRPPTCPGRAPSSHPTAQQLMETRQQAAHDPHYLIAEPPVPNFAQERYKLADYYDCAPGAGCYWADIDAQYNRAIAVLDQAIATKKRGEKLAIVLDIDETTLSAYCEEKREDFGYIGSMFNQWVVSPEASLPFAGTLRLVEKAQTAGVEIFFLTGRPEDQRAATARNLETAGFHNWKELYLREPGMYTSTIEYKSAQRAKIVAAGYRLVLNIGDQYSDLFGTPQAETSVKLPNPFYYLP, encoded by the coding sequence ATGCAATTCCGCACTCTTCTGCCGTTTCTGCTCGCTACTTCGCTGCTGGCCCAGCGCCCCACGCAGTCTGATCCTCTGAGACCGCCCACCTGCCCGGGGCGCGCTCCGTCCTCGCACCCCACGGCGCAACAGTTGATGGAGACCCGGCAGCAGGCCGCGCACGATCCGCATTACCTCATCGCGGAGCCGCCGGTTCCCAACTTCGCGCAGGAACGCTACAAGCTGGCTGACTACTATGACTGTGCTCCCGGGGCTGGCTGCTACTGGGCGGACATTGACGCCCAATACAACCGCGCCATCGCCGTACTCGATCAGGCCATCGCTACAAAGAAGCGTGGCGAGAAGCTCGCCATCGTTCTCGATATCGACGAGACGACGCTCTCGGCTTACTGCGAAGAAAAGCGCGAGGACTTTGGCTACATCGGCAGCATGTTCAACCAGTGGGTGGTCTCGCCGGAGGCATCGTTGCCCTTCGCAGGCACGCTCCGCCTGGTGGAGAAGGCGCAGACCGCGGGAGTGGAGATCTTCTTCCTGACCGGACGCCCGGAAGACCAGCGCGCCGCGACGGCGCGGAATCTTGAAACCGCCGGCTTTCACAACTGGAAAGAGCTGTACCTGCGCGAGCCCGGTATGTACACATCAACGATCGAGTACAAGTCCGCTCAGCGTGCAAAGATCGTAGCTGCAGGCTATCGTCTGGTTCTCAACATCGGCGACCAGTACAGCGACCTCTTCGGCACGCCGCAGGCCGAGACCAGCGTCAAGCTGCCCAATCCCTTCTACTACCTGCCCTAG
- a CDS encoding AMP-dependent synthetase/ligase, whose product MILDLRTLNDLFLRTATKGDARVILAQAADLSWQPITSAQLYARVRTLSQALQSWGVKKGDRVALIAENRWEWAVADFAIMSIGAAGVPLFPTLTPDQTAYMLADSGAKVAIISTKDQYEKLGKISEQIPALERVVVMDAGEFPGADSLPSLLADADKDTARDDAFEAMLNSIQPEDLASIVYTSGTTGDPKGVMLSHQNIAQNANYTVEHITLSTDDVTLSFLPLSHITARILDYEMYAHGCTLAYVGKVERLPAAMQMLKPTILVAVPRVYERIRHSAETKSLASPLKAKIFAWAIRTGLKHKEEVFAGRTPSSPLWKLANKLVFSKIAEAFGGRVRMFFAGGAPLGLDNANWFAAANIRILEGYGLTETSPVIGLNVPGYYKAGSIGRPLSNLEVRFADDGELEVRGPSVFKGYWQKPEATAQAFTEDGFFTTGDIAEQDAKGFITITDRKKELIKLSAGKFISPQLVEGKLKASNIIGNAALFGDKKKFISALITPNFPNLEIWAKQQGIELPRDRKAIVEDPKVKDAYKSVIAEVNGTLASFEKIKKYRILPDEWTPESGELTPSIKLKRRVLSEKYKDVINEIYSVEAD is encoded by the coding sequence ATGATCTTAGACCTGCGTACTCTCAACGACCTCTTCCTCCGCACCGCCACCAAGGGCGATGCACGCGTCATTCTTGCCCAGGCCGCTGACCTGAGCTGGCAGCCCATCACCTCGGCGCAGCTGTACGCCCGGGTCAGGACGCTTTCGCAGGCGCTGCAATCCTGGGGAGTGAAAAAAGGCGATCGTGTTGCCCTCATCGCGGAGAACCGCTGGGAGTGGGCCGTGGCGGACTTTGCCATCATGAGCATCGGAGCTGCCGGTGTGCCGCTGTTTCCCACGCTCACGCCGGACCAGACCGCCTATATGCTGGCGGACTCCGGCGCGAAGGTCGCCATCATCTCGACGAAAGACCAGTACGAAAAGCTTGGCAAGATCAGCGAGCAGATTCCTGCGCTCGAGCGTGTCGTCGTCATGGATGCCGGAGAGTTTCCAGGTGCCGACTCACTTCCATCGCTGCTTGCCGATGCCGACAAGGACACCGCGCGCGACGATGCTTTTGAGGCGATGCTCAACAGCATCCAGCCTGAAGATCTGGCCAGCATCGTCTACACCTCCGGCACCACGGGTGATCCCAAGGGCGTCATGCTCTCGCACCAGAACATCGCGCAGAATGCGAATTACACGGTGGAGCACATCACTCTCAGCACGGACGACGTTACTCTCTCGTTCCTGCCGCTCTCCCACATCACCGCGCGCATTCTGGACTACGAGATGTACGCCCACGGCTGCACGCTGGCCTACGTCGGCAAGGTGGAGCGCCTGCCCGCCGCCATGCAGATGCTGAAGCCCACGATCCTGGTCGCCGTGCCGCGGGTCTACGAGCGCATCCGCCACTCGGCGGAGACCAAATCGCTGGCTTCGCCATTGAAGGCAAAGATCTTTGCGTGGGCCATCCGCACCGGCCTGAAGCATAAGGAAGAGGTCTTCGCCGGCAGGACACCCTCCAGCCCGCTTTGGAAGCTGGCTAACAAGCTTGTCTTCAGCAAAATTGCAGAGGCATTCGGCGGCCGCGTCCGCATGTTCTTCGCCGGTGGAGCTCCGCTCGGCCTGGATAACGCCAACTGGTTCGCCGCGGCCAATATCCGCATCCTTGAGGGCTACGGGCTCACCGAGACCTCTCCGGTCATCGGCCTGAATGTGCCGGGCTACTACAAGGCCGGCTCCATCGGGCGTCCGCTCTCGAACCTGGAAGTCCGCTTCGCCGACGATGGCGAACTGGAGGTCCGTGGCCCCTCCGTCTTCAAGGGTTACTGGCAAAAGCCCGAAGCCACGGCGCAGGCTTTCACGGAAGACGGCTTCTTCACGACCGGCGATATCGCCGAGCAGGATGCGAAGGGCTTCATCACTATTACCGACCGCAAGAAGGAGCTGATCAAGCTCTCCGCGGGCAAGTTCATCTCGCCTCAATTGGTGGAAGGCAAGCTGAAGGCATCGAACATTATCGGAAACGCGGCGCTCTTTGGCGACAAGAAGAAGTTCATCTCCGCGCTGATTACACCCAACTTCCCGAACCTCGAAATCTGGGCCAAACAGCAGGGAATCGAGTTGCCCAGGGACCGTAAGGCGATCGTGGAAGACCCGAAGGTAAAGGATGCCTACAAGTCCGTCATCGCAGAGGTGAATGGCACGCTCGCATCCTTCGAGAAGATCAAGAAGTACCGCATTCTTCCGGATGAGTGGACGCCGGAGTCCGGGGAACTGACGCCCAGTATCAAACTGAAGCGGCGCGTCCTCAGCGAGAAGTACAAGGACGTGATCAACGAGATCTACTCCGTCGAGGCGGACTAG